From Zea mays cultivar B73 chromosome 3, Zm-B73-REFERENCE-NAM-5.0, whole genome shotgun sequence:
gcctcacgagtttgggcatgggtgggggcctcctggcagcagcatccgccctgaggtcatcgctgctgctgttcggccccccggagcagaagtcttcatcgtcgccgctgctggggcgggcgacggcgagccgttcatcagtcttctgttgctccgcaggcccccccagtcgcgtggggttgttcgtacctgcggaggtggaaccggagttccgtttgtaatggcacttcgaatgccagtgtttttgttcattgtggctgttgaggcctgaacatgtatgtaaatttggcacggagccgtgttttttcctcattttcgagcactaagactcgcctgttggttgtctgaaccgcttcaccaagcgtgagtcgccccgtgttaaggtgacgagtgaggtatctgtatcccggaggtgtaggagtccctcagctcggtcagccttgttgtccgaggcttcccttgcttggTTAGAggaaaaccctcggccgctcttcgatgagccgaggccaggggtagcggtgccagcacgaacagaggcagagttggctcgaaaagaaggcctggtcggccggagcctggccgggtcgtccgttagcggggccGACACCGGAATTGATCTgctgaggcctcgggccgggctgatgtccttgggggacagctggccgaggccccggggtgaccggccgagccgcctgctcgggccggattctcggggaagaccctggcggcgatggcccgggcttggtgatgacgttttccttcagagcggagacccttgtaccgcgtcgccgtccgaggctaggtcggacctcgccgaaggtgttgtcgacgccgagggcgctgctgctccctttagccgtcaagatccgagcctgcaggatcggattatcttgtagcgtgtgttttctgcggccgccgaggccgaaacacaccctcgccgtattgtaaagctgcgtctccttttctcttgtttcgagtatctggacttttttgtcggtaacagaactgtctatgcgagcgagagttgcttctcacggaaggtgatgagtgaggtatccgtatcccggaggcgtaggattccctcggctcggtcggccttgccgcttacgcgcactcttacccgtccatggggttctgtcaccgacgcactcgagaaggctcgaagaatcgctccggcagaagagcttccgaacatgaagacttgttcggtccgcggaatcacttatccgaacgtgagttacttatggcagaaggtgatgagtgaggtatccgtatcccggaggcgtaggagtcccacggctcggtcagccttggctgctttcgtgtacttcgtcgttttcaggatccactttcgaagtagtcgaaaagcacgaaagacattctggcaggaaaaatcttttttcgaggaaaatttcgacgcagagggggttccccccttttagcctccgagggagggtcgggctttgccgaggtaaggctgacccttccttgatgactaaattttgcgtgggagcgaggtatatgaacaacttgaaaacatcttaagggtagaagcgacgtagctgttggatgttccaagcgttgctgtagacctcgccttgactgttggccagcttgtacgttccgggcttcagaactttggcgatgacgaacggcccctcccaggggggtgtgagcttgtgtcgacctcgggcgtcttgtcgcagccgaagcaccaggtcgcccacttggaggtctcgggatcggacccctcgggcgtggtagcgtcgcatggactgctggtaccgcgccgagtgtagtaaggccttgtcccgagcctcttccagttggtccagcgagtcttctcgactagcttggttgctttggtcggcataggccctcgtcctcggggaaccgtattccaggtctgtgggcaagatggcctcggccccatagactagaaagaacggcgtgaagcccatggctcggctcggtgtcgtcctcaggctccagaccaccgaggggagttccttcatccatcgcttgccgaacttgttgaggtcgttgtaaatccgaggcttgagtccttgtagaatcatgccgttggcacactctacttgcccattcgtcatgggatgagccacggcggcccagtccacccggatgtggtgatcctcgcagaagtccaggaactttctgccagtgaactgggtgccgttgtcggtgatgatggagttcgggaccccaaaatgatggatgatgttggtgaagaacgccaccgcctgctcggacctgatgctgtttaggggtcggacctcgatccacttggaaaatttgtcgatggcgaccaacaggtgcgtgtagcccccgggtgccttctgcaaggggccgacgaggtccagaccccacatagcaaaaggccatgtgatgggtatcgtctgtagagcctgagcgggcaggtgggtctgccttgcgtagaactgacacccttcgcaggcgcggacaattctagtggcgtcggccaccgccgttggccagtagaaaccttgtcggaaagcatttccgacaagggctcgaggtgctgcgtggtggccgcaagcccccgagtgtatttctcggaggagttcctgaccttcggtggtggagatgcatcgctggaggatgcctgaagggctgcggtggtagagctccttcccttctcctagcaagacgaacgacttggcgcgccgcgccaaccgctgagcttcggctcggtcgaggggtagctctcctcggtggagatattgcaggtacgaggtctgccagttttgatcaggcgtgaccccgctttgctccccctcgacgtgtagcatctcgccctcgggggccgagggtacctcggaccgaaccgagggtgcctcgggccgagccgagggtgcctcggactgtgccgagggtacctcgggttgggccgagggtgcctcaggctcgggcgcgtcgtcgatcttgacggagggttgatgcagatctcgggagaagacgtccgggggaaccgttgttcgcccccgaggctattttagccagctcgtccgcagtctcgttgtagcgccgagcgatgtggttgagctcgagcccgtagaacttgtcttccaggctccgaacctcatcgcagtaggcctccatcttcgagtcgcggcagtgggagttcttcatgatttggtcgatgacgagctgcgagtcaccgcgagcgtcgaggcgtcggacccctagctcgacggcaatccgcaacccgttgaccagagcctcgtactcagctacattgttggacgccgggaagtggaggcgtagcacgtagcgtaggtgcttcccgaggggcgagatgaagagtaagcctgcgctggctcctgtcttcatcagcgacccatcgaagaacatggtccagagctccggttggattggagctgttggtagctgggtgtcgacccattcagccacgaagtccgccaagacctgggatttgatggccttccgaggggcaaacgagattgtttcgcccatgatttccaccgcccactttgcaatcctacccgaagcctctcggcaatggatgatctcccccagggggaatgatgacaccacagttaccggatgagactcgaagtagtgtcgcaacttccgccgtgtcaggattaccgcgtacagcagcttctgaacttgtgggtagcagatcttggtttcggacagtacctcgctgacgaagtagactggcctctggacgggcaatgcatgcccctcttcttgcctctcgaccacaatcgcggcgctaaccacctgagtggtcgcggcgacatagaccaagagggcttctccggcagctgggggcaccaagataggcgccttcgtgaggagcgcctttaggttcccgagggcttcctcagcctcaggggtccaagtgaagcactcggccttccttaagaggcggtatagaggtagacctctttccccgaggtgtgagatgaagcggctcagagccgcgagagatcccatgaccctctgtacgcctttcaagtccttgatgggccccatgctggtgatggctgcgatcttctccgggttggcttcgatgccccgctcggagacgatgaaccccaagagcatgcctcggggcaccctgaagacacactttttgggattgagcttgacgcctttcgctttgagacatcggaatgtcacttcaaggtcggaaaggaggtcggaggctttcctcgtcttgactacgatgtcatcgacgtaggcctcgaccgtgcagccaatgtgttcgccgaacacatggttcaagcaccgctggtacgtcgcgcccgcattcctcaagccgaacgacatggtgacatagcagtacatgccgaagggtgtgatgaaagaggtcgcgagctggtcggactctttcatcctgatttggtgataccctgagtgggcatcgaggaaagacagggtttcgcacccagcagtggaatccacgatctgatcgatgcgaggcagagggtagggaaccttcggacatactttgttcagaccagtgtagtctacacacatccgccattcccccctttctttctcacaagcacagggttggcaagccattcgggatggaatacctctttgatgaaccccaccgccattagcttgtggatctcctcgcctatggctctgcgcttctcctcgtcgaatcggcgcagaggctgcttgacgggttgggctccagctcggatgtccagcgagtgctcggcgacatccctcggtatgccgggcatgtccgagggactccacgagaagacgtcggcgttcgcgcggagaaagtcgacgagcactgcttcctatttgggatccagcccggagccgatccagacttgcttggaggcgtcgctgctggggtcgagggggacggacttaaccgtctccgctggctcgaagttgccggcatgacgcttcacgtctggcacctccttagataggctctccaggtcggcgatgagggcctcggactcggcgagggcctcggtgtactccacgcactccacgtcgcattcgaacgcgtgtttgtacgtgaggccgacggtgatgaccccgttggggcccagcatcttgagcttgaggtaggtgtagttggggacgaccatgaacttcgtgtagcatggcctccccaataccgcgtggtaggttcctcggaacccgaccacctcgaacgtcagggtctcccttcggaagttggagggagttccgaagcagacgggaagatcgagttatccgaggggctggacgcgcttcctggggatAATCCCacgaaaaggcgcagcgcccgcccggaccaaggacagatcgatgcgcagaagcccgagggtctcggcgtagatgatgttgaggctgctgcctccgtccacgaggaccttggtgagcctgacgtcgccgatgacggggtcgacgacgagcgggtatttcctcgggctcggcacatggtcggggtggttggcttggtcgaaggtgatgggcttgtcggaccagtccaggtagactggcgccgccaccttcaccgtacagacctcccggtgctcttgcttgcggtgccgagccgaggcgttcgccgcttgcccgccgtagatcatgaagcagtcacgaacctcggggaactctcctgcccggtgatcttctttcttgtcgtcgtcgcgggccctgccaccctccgcgggtggctcggccctgtggaagtggcgtcgaagcatgacgcactcctcaagggtgtgcttgacggcccctggggataggggcacggctccttgagcatcttgtcgaagaggttgggacctccggggggtttccgagggttcttgtactcggcggcggcgacaaggtccgcgtcggcggcgtcgcgtttcgcttgcgacttcttcttgcccttcttcttggcgccgcgctgagttgacgcctcgggggcatcttccgatgggcggccctggggctgcttgtccttccggaagatagcctcgaccgcctcctggccggaggcgaacttggtggcgatgtccatcagctcgctcgccttggtgggggtcttgtgacacagcttgctcactaggtcgcggcaggtggtgccggcgaggaacgcgccgattacacccgagtcggtgatgttgggcagctcggtgcgctgcttcgagaatcgccggatgtagtcccagagagactctcctggctgctgtcggcagcttcggaggtcccaggaattcctggggcgcatgtacgtgccctagaaattgtcggcgaaagcttggaccaggtcgtcccagttggagatctgccccggaggcaggtgctccaaccaggcgcgagcggtgtcggagaggaacagggggaggttgcggatgatgaggttgtcatcgtccgttccacccagttggcaggccagacggtagtccgcgagccacagttccggtctcgtctccccccgagtactttgtgatagtagtcgggggtcggaaccgggtcgggaacggtgcccgtcgtatggcccggcaaaaggcctgcggaccgggtggttcgggcgagggactccgatcctcgccgctgtcgtagcgtcccccacgcctggggtggtagcctcggcgcaccctctcgtcgaggtgggcccgacggtcgcggtgatggtgcttgttaccgaggcgacccggggccgcaggcgctgtgttgcgcgtgcgcccggtgtagaccgaggcttcccgcatgaatcgggaagtcgcggcatgatgttccgaggggtacccctgccttcgggaggcggagctcttggcccgccggaccgcggcgccttccaggagatccttgagctctccctggattcgccgcccctcggtggttgatgactccggcatcgcgtggaggagcattgctgctacagctaggttctggccgaccccactggatgcgggtggcggcctgaccctgacatcgtcggcgatgcggtgctggaagccctagggtagatgacacatttctccggccagaggttggcccgcccatgccttccCGACGTCTCGGCGgactggctcaagcgctcctgctccctcgtcgagcctggcctgcaccccgcggatttgctcaagctgtgggtcgtgaccccccccccggaacggggaccacagctagctctcgtgggatgtcaacgcgaggcaccggcctagggagatcaccgtcctccggcataccgagatggttgccttcggagggaccccctagatcgacgtggaaacattcgcggctcgggccacagtcctcgtcgccgaggctacgactACCGTCGGaaaagtcggaaaggcagtagtcgcatgcggtcatgaagtcctgcatggcactggggttgccaagtccggagaaatcccaacagcagctgggctcgtcgtcttccttggacccagagggcccgtaggttgagacgtccgtcagccggtcccaaggtgaccgcatacgaaaccccagagggttcggatttgcctctgcgagagcgtccgccaaagcggagccgctaggcgggtcgaggctgaatccgaaaggcatgggatgggaaccggtcggtacctcttggtcgacgggcggtgatgaagtcacatcggggactgactgcaccgtcgtctcaggtacgagggcgacacccagcaagcctttcgcgagcgtgctggcgtcgtccgtttgctcgggattggcgtgtcgcggggagacagcgctcgtcttcgtctcaagcgtgaggtcgatgcccggcgcgcCCTCCGTTGGAGTGCtggcgttgtcgactcgctcgacggccgacgaggcgccgcctcttgcttggccttggttgccccgcctcctcctccgtcggcggggaagaggacggggcgagctcgacggttgttcttccaccacgaggggaagacgtcgtcgatcccgccgcctgcaggcggactgtcggccgccattgtcgctgtcgcccggcggtggaaagagtatcatgtcgtagctgccgtcgagggacatgaactcaaggctcccgaaacggagcaccgtctcgggccggagaggttgctggagactacccatctggagcttgacgggaagctgttcgtcaacacgcagcagtcccctacctagcgcgccaactgtcggcgtttcgagaccggggggtccctgagcagacgagtgaagtgtcgccgcgtgccccagcccagatgggtcgacgcgaggcgaaacgcgaaggggggaaagtgaggtggccggagatgggcgagagagaggtggaaatctcgcggccttcgtgttcgtcccgcgcccaggtcgggtgcgcttgcagtagggggttacaagcgtccacacgggggagggagcgagcggcctcacgcgagcgcctgtctcgtcctcgtccctgcgcggccaaccctctctaagagggccctggtccttccttttataggcgtaaggaggggatccaggtgtacaatgggggtgtagcagagtgctacgtgtctagcggaggagagctagcgccctaagtacacgccatcgtggcggccggagagattttggcgcccagtttgtgtgatgtcgtggccgtcggaggagcgctggagcctggcagagagacagctgttggggccgtcgagtccttgctgacgtcctcttgcttccgtaagggggccgagagccgccatcatcaaggagcgtgcggggcgtcatcattgcctatctggcggagcgagccagatgggacgccggtcttgtttcccatagcctgagtcagctcggagtagggtaatgatggcgcctcctgttgacgtggccggcctgcgccctaggttggggcgatgtggaggctcctccgaggtcgaggtcgagtccgtcttccgtggccgaggtcgagtccgagcacctaggtcgggcgaggcggaggctgttggctgaggccagggcggaatttgagtcctggggtcgggtgaagcggagttcgccgtcttccggggcttagcccgagtccgagccctgggtcgggcggagcggagttcgccgtcttccggggcttagcccgagtccgagccctgggtcgggcggagcggagttcgccgtcttccggggcttagcccgagtccaagccctgggtcgggcggagcggagcttcctatggtgcgcgcggctgggcctgactgcctgtcagcctcactctgccatgtggcaccgcagtcggagcggcgcaggcggcgctgtctttctgtcagaccggtcagtggagcggcgaagtgacggcggtcacttcggctctgtcggctgaggggcgcgcgtcagggtaaaggtgtcaggccacctttgcattaaatgctcctgcgatttggccggtcagtgcggcgatttggtcagggttgcttcttggcgaagacagggcctcgggcgagccggaaatatgttcgccgctggagggaggcctcgggcgaggcggagatcctccggggtcggctgcccttgtccgaggctgggctcgggcgaggcgtgatcgagtccctcgaatggactggtccctgacttaatcgaacccatcaggcctttgcagctttatgctgatggtggttaccagctgagaattaggagcattgagggtacccctaattatgatccCCGACAATAATGCTTGTGATTATATGCCTAAAATTCAGTTTAGACCACATACAGCTAACAATTAGCTATTAAGAATTAGATGACCCTTAACTAATAAACCAGCTAATAAGTTCTCGTCTACTTTCTTCGTTCCAGTATATAAGGCATAACCATCTCTGATTCAAAGATTAAGAAATATATTTAATTCTTTATATACCACTGTATCGTATACATACAGATAAAGAGAGCATGACTTATATTGTGGGACAAGAATAAAAAGTTGTTACACATTATATCATAGAACAGAGGGAGTATCACCTAGCTAACAATTAGCTATTTTTTCCCAGCTAATAGTTTACTGGGCGGATCGAAACGTGACCTAAGCATAATTTCTAAAACATAGCCATCACGAGGGAGAGCGGCGTTTGGCTCGGTCTTCCCCTCGGGCCAGCTGCCAGCAGCCGTAGTCGCCCGCCCATAAAACTCATCACGCACCACCAAGAACCGGTCCATTGAAGAGAGTTCTCGGAAGGTTCTCCTCCCGTGTCCGCGTAGCTAAGGTGTCCCGGGGAGACCTGCTGCACACGCGGCGGCGAGGCCTCCATATCTCTCTATCATCACGGCGCGGGGGAGGAAGCCAGCGAGTAAGCTGAAAGGGGAGAGGGAGCCAGGGGTTCACGCGCTCgccggagacgacgacgacgacgacgacggaagaTGGGCGGCGACCCGGGGAAGGTCATCAGGAACGTGAAGGGCGCCGCGCAGAAGTACCTCGGCGTTGGCTTCCTGCTCGGCTTCTTCCTCGTGCTCCTCACCTACTTCACCGTCTCCGAGCAGTTCGCGATCACGGCGCCCAACGGTGAGTTCAATTGCTCTGAGTCTGACATGGGTTTGGTTCCAGCAGAAAATCCATAGGAGGCTGGGGCTCAATAATTAAAACACCATTCCAGTTTGAGCAAGTTATTTCCTGCGGAAACTGATGGGAATTGAGCTGACGTGCGCAGCTGTTCGGAGGACATCGCCGGGCCACGCGCACACCACGAGGTCGCCGATCACCTCGGCCGTCGAAGAGAAGAGGCAGCAGCCTCCTGCCATAGGTAAAATCAGCCTCTACCCGGCCCCGCCTTGTCTTTCCTTCCTTCCTGTCAACGAATAATCAGAGCACGTTAATTTGGTGATGAGAATTCAGCAAAATTTATCATTTTTTTAAAAATACCACGTCTGTTTTTCTTACCATGAGCAGAGGAGAAGCCACCCAAGCCAGAGGTTGCACCGGAGGAGAAGCCTCCGAAGGAAGAGAAGCCGCCACGCGTTGATGTTGAAGGGCCCCATGCTGAAACAGATGAGGACCAGAAGAAGCCTGTCCCTGGTACTTTGCAAATCCACACCCCCCTTCTTTTCATCCTCATCATCAATCGTGACAAAGAAAAAGAAAGCTAGCACACGAGCTTATTCTGTATGCTTTTGCTTTGCGATCAGTCTCGAACTCGTCTACTTTTTATTTTAGAACCGAAAGTGGCCGTGTGCAGAGCAGAGACGTGTTAGTTTCATATTCATTGCTTCTGTCTGAAAGCATCCAATCCTGCAGACGATGATGGTAGGAGCAGTGGTATCAGCGGCGGCGATGGCGTCGCCACGGAGAGTGCTCCGGCCAAGAAGCCGGCGTGCGACATCCAGGGCCCGTGGGCGTCCGACGTGTGCGACATCGACGGCGACGTGCGGATCCACGGGTCGGCGGGCACCGTGCTGATCGCGCCGTCCATCGAGAGCGGCGGCAACCCGAACCCGCAGGAGTGGCGCGTCCGCCCCTACTCCCGGAAGCACCAGGGCGGGATCAAGGAGGTGACGGTGCGCGAGCTGGCGTCCAGCGCCGACGCGCCGGCGTGCGACGTGCGGTCCCCCGTGCCGGCGATGGTGCTGGCCATGGGCGGACTGACTGGCAACTACTGGCACGACTTCAGCGACATCATGATCCCGCTCTACCTCCAGGCGGCGCGGTTCGAGGGCGAGGTGCAGCTGGTGGTGGAGAACATCCAGCCGTGGTACGTGGGCAAGTACCGGGCCATCCTGCGGCGGCTGTCGCGGCACGACATCGTGGACATGGACCGGGACGACCGCGTGCGCTGCTTCCCGGGCGCGGTGGTGGGCATCCGCATGCACAAGGAGTTCAGCATCGACCCGGCGCGGGAGCCGCTGGGCCACTCCATGCCGGAGTTCACCGCGTTCCTCCGCGAGACCTACTCGCTCCCGCGGGCCGCGCCGGCGAGGCTGGCGGGCGCCGACGGCGAGGAGGACGAGCGGGCGCGGCCCCGCATGATGGTCATCTCGCGCCGCCACCCGCGGAAGCTGGTGAACTTGGACGCCGTGGTGGCTCTGGCGCGGCGCGTCGGGTTCGAGGTCGTCATCGGGGACCCGCCCTTCAACGTCGACGTCGGGGAGTTCGCCAAGGAGGTGAACGCCGTGGACGTGCTGGTGGGCGTGCACGGCGCCGGGCTCACCAACTCGCTGTTCCTCCCCACGGGCGCCGTGTTCATCCAGATCAACCCGTACGGCAAGATGGAGCACATCGGGGAGGTGGACTTCGGCATCCCCGCCGTGGACATGGGGCTCAAGTACATCGCCTACTCCGCCGGCGTCGAGGAGACCACCCTGGTGGACACGCTGGGGCGCGACCACCCGGCCGTCAAGGACCCGGAGTCCATCCACCGGAGTGGGTGGGGGAAGGTGGCCGAGTACTACCTCGGCAAGCAGGACGTCCGGCTCGACCTCCAGCGGTTCGAGCCCGTGCTCCGCAAGGCCATGCAGCTCCTCAGGGAGTAGCAGCGTCGTAGAGAGCAGCAGATGAAAGTACAGTTTTTTTCCAAATGACTTTTAGAGTTTTCTTCCCTCCCTATACCTCCTTAATTATATATATTTCTCAATTCTTTTCCATTTTTTGGTGTTCTTTTATAAAGTAAAAAAAAAAGACAAACCAAAGATTGACATGCTTACTCCATTTGATTGCGTCGTCGAACACTTCGCACTGCATTCAGCCATTTGCCCTCGCGTGCGTGGAGTGTGAACATTGTGTTTCAACATCAACAAGCAGATGCCGAAAAGAAAAGGCTAAAAAGGAGCCCAGTACAGATAGCAATGAAGCCCAGTAGACAAACGAAGATGGACCAAATCGTTGGGCCGGTAGGTGAGGGGTGGTTGTCAGTCGCCAGCGTTGACGAAGATGGTAGATAGATTACGTTAGTTAGGTATATAGATAGGTGATCGGCAATCAAGGGACAACAACAACGGCGACTCGATGCAAGCTAGGCGGCAGATACGTGCAAGCAAGCAATGGAACCGACGTGTACTGGACAGCCTAGCCCCTGGTAGCGGGCACATGATAATCCACAGCGAACGCCCATAGCAACCAAACTGTAGCGCTGCAGTGTGATGCATGTTACCTAAGTTTTATTTTTAAATCTACTTTATAATTTAGTACAA
This genomic window contains:
- the LOC100272910 gene encoding Alpha-1,3-arabinosyltransferase XAT3-like; this translates as MGGDPGKVIRNVKGAAQKYLGVGFLLGFFLVLLTYFTVSEQFAITAPNAVRRTSPGHAHTTRSPITSAVEEKRQQPPAIEEKPPKPEVAPEEKPPKEEKPPRVDVEGPHAETDEDQKKPVPDDDGRSSGISGGDGVATESAPAKKPACDIQGPWASDVCDIDGDVRIHGSAGTVLIAPSIESGGNPNPQEWRVRPYSRKHQGGIKEVTVRELASSADAPACDVRSPVPAMVLAMGGLTGNYWHDFSDIMIPLYLQAARFEGEVQLVVENIQPWYVGKYRAILRRLSRHDIVDMDRDDRVRCFPGAVVGIRMHKEFSIDPAREPLGHSMPEFTAFLRETYSLPRAAPARLAGADGEEDERARPRMMVISRRHPRKLVNLDAVVALARRVGFEVVIGDPPFNVDVGEFAKEVNAVDVLVGVHGAGLTNSLFLPTGAVFIQINPYGKMEHIGEVDFGIPAVDMGLKYIAYSAGVEETTLVDTLGRDHPAVKDPESIHRSGWGKVAEYYLGKQDVRLDLQRFEPVLRKAMQLLRE